tGCCTCCTCCTCACCATCACCCAACGCCACCaccagcatcagcagcagcaagcgGAATACTACAAACAAGATCCCCACCAACCTCAGGGAGCTTCTCGCCACCGGCCTGCTCGAAGGCCAGCCCGTCAAGTATATCATGAGGAAAGGCAAGGTATGTTGGTTATGTATGCTCTCCTCTCTCTAGCTAAATCATTCATCTCTTCTGCTTGCGCGTCTTTCTGGTTGCATGTCACATTATGatgaatgtacaaaatgtgggGTTTCTCATCTTTACCTGCTGTTCTGGATGTCCCCGTTTGTGCTTACTTTCATTTCATGGCTGCTGTAATTTGATTGACCAGGGATCTGTTTCTGCTCTTATTTCAGCGGGCAGTACTCCGGGGAGTTATCAAACGTGCCGGCATATTGTGCGCTTGCTCTTCATGCAAAGGCCGAAAAGTGAGTTTTCTCCTCTTCTCCGAAATCACCACCTTGCTATCCCAACTTTGAGAGTCGAACCAATGTGCCTTGAGTTGCAGGTTGTTTCACCTTACTATTTTGAGGTGCATGCTGGGAGTACCAAAAAGCACCCATCCGACTACATTTTCCTGGAAAATGGAAATAACCTTCATGATGTATTGAGGGCATGCACAAATGCTACCTTAGACATGGTGGAGTCTGCAATACAGAAGGCGATAGGCCCAGCACCTCACAAGAGAACATTCAGATGCCAAACCTGCAAAAGTGGGCAGTTTCTCCTCTCATCCCTACCTAGCTTGGTTTCGTTAATTTCTCAAATATTGATCAAATATCTAATCTTTCAGGTTCGTTCAGCACACTACGCAGTGGGAAATTTGCTTTGTTTTGTGATTCATGTCTGGAGTCCAAGGGAGCTAAGAATAGTACCAGGTAATCTTTGTAATAAATGTGGccattccattttttttatcacaTCAAAAGTATTTGCTTGGGTCCCAAACAATTGGCTGTTGCCCTACTTTTATTTAGGTCTTCAAAAGTTGCACGAGGTCGGACTTCATCTGCCAAGGGATATAAAAGTGCATCCCCAGGAGCAAAGTCTGCAAGTGTAGGAAGGCTTACAAGAAAGTAGGTATTGTCAGTTGTGATAAGCATCCTTTTCCTTGAATTAATCATCCCATTGATCCCCATTTTGGCTATTTCATGACCAAAAAAAGGGATAAGGGGTTGCATAAGGTGGTTTTCATGAGTGGTGTTTTACCAGAGGGCACTAATGTCGGCTACTTTGTTGGCGGAAAggttattttcttttttcgtCTCTCAACTTACTGTTTTCAGCCAGTACAAATGTTATTTTATTATTAACACTTGTAGTGACAACTTTCTAGAGGTTACTGGAAGGATATATAAAGGAACTTGGGATCTACTGTCATTGCTGCGACACAGTGGTAACTTGCAGCCCCTTTCATTAGATGTGTGTTGAAAATTTAATGGCACGCAACTGAGTATTCCCTAGTCTAATTCTTGAATTCGTTTAATTCAATGAACAGGTTAGTCCTTCACAATTTGAAGCTCATGCTGGTCGAGCTGCTCGACGCAAACCGTGAGTATTTCTTGCGGTTTATTTTTGTAAAGGGTACAATTCAAACTCTAATCCCTTCCACAAAAACTATTTTAGGTACCACAACATATATATGTCAAATGGTGTTTCGCTGCATGAGCTGTCAATTTCACTCTTAAAAGGTCAAAAGACAAACAGACAAAGTGATGATTTGTGCAGCATTTGTTCAGATGGTGGCCAGCTTCTCCTTTGTGATACCTGTCCAAGAGCTTTTCACAGAGGTAATGACATTATGCATAGCCAATATGACAATGCTGCATGTTTCCTTACTGCTTAAATAAGCAACATTTAACTCTTCCATTAGGATACACGGCTATTTAAATATATGTTTTCTAGTGGAAGGCTAAATTTAATGTCTACAGCAATTTTAATGATGCTTAAAATCCAGGTGTCATACCTTCTAAAATGCACCTAAATTATGTTGTAAGTTGTAGCACGATGCTCAATTTGTAGTCTACATGGGGATTCCTGTTGTATAACCTTTTTCTTTGAATTACAGTGCTGCATTTTACACTTATGTTCAACTGTTTCTTACTGTCATCTTGCAGTTCTTATTTCTAACATCTGGTGTTTCATCAAGAATTATGTTTAAATATTTGTTTTGGTGAACCCCTTTGAACAGAGCTGCATTTTTTGGTTCTCATTACTGTAATGCTGTATTTCCTCCCTTTTATCTCTTGCAGAATGTGTTAGCTTGTTTGCTAACCCGAAGGGAACTTGGTGTTGCCGATATTGTGAGAATAGACAACAGAGGGAAAGTTGTTTGGCATATAACAACAATGCAATAGCTGCTGGGAGGATTGAAGGAGCTGACCCCTTGGCAGAAATATTCACACGGTCGATACGTGTTGCTACATCACTTGCGACTGGATTTGGCGGTTGTGCACTGTGCAAGTAAGTGTTCATTTCCCGAGACTATATGTGTTTCCAGTCTTCCATAAAACATTTCCTGAGCCAACAAAGGAAATTTGGCAAACCTCTTATCAAGTAGTGGTATTTGTTGCATAGACTGGTTGAGCTAAGGGAGATCAATATCTTACTGCTGATTGCTGAATCTCTTTACCCCTTGCCAACTTGCTGATTACTTTTGCATAGATGttcatttcattattttttctttaagcTTTATCTACACTAGTTAATCATTTGTTAGCATTAGTTCATAATTTCTAGTTGTGCTTGTTATGAGTTTTCTGCGAAGTATTTACTGGTACCTTTTATAAGAAAGAAAGTTACAGATTGTTTCCGCTTAATGGCAACTTGCCAAGTGCCATAGCATTTCTTCAAAACCAGAAGTGGCATAACATCTGGTCCAGGATCTGTATGCAGTTTTGTTATTTTTATATATGCTTTCATTCGACTCTCTAGTACTCCCAggattcttttctttcatatataTAATCCATGGAGATTATCTGTTTGAATTATTTTGGCAGGCTCCATGATTTCAGCAAAAAGAAATTCAGTACCCGGACCGTGCTGCTTTGTGACCAAGTACGTTTGCCAATCATATAGGGTTATAGAGCATGGTTTACCTCTATGAATGATGATACTAGTGTCCATTCATGATTTATGTACAGAGTGTTATCCTGTTATTTCTGTCTCGTGCTTTTTATAAGGCAGCAGTGGTAATTTGTAACAGTAAGTCATTCATGTCTTTTTTTATCAGTGCGGTAGAGAATATCATGTTGGTTGCCTCAAGGAACATAACATGGCTGATCTGACGGTGATTTTTCTAACCTGAGATATCTGTAAGAGTTTGTTGCAGAAATTTAGCACCatattaattaataattaaacaatgCAGGCATTGCCTGAGGGAGCATGGTATTGTTCCACCGACTGTGTGAGGATTAACCAGAAACTGCAAGACTTACTTAACCGTGGGGGAGAACCTGTCCCTACCATGGATTTAGATGTTATCAAGAAGAAGCGAGAAGAGAAAGGTTTAGATGAGGATGCTGACCTTGATGTTAGATGGAGAGTTTTAAAGGATAAGAGTTCAGAAGACAGCAAATTAGTGCTCTCCAAAGCAGTTGCCATTTTTCATGTGAGTTTCTGTCACTTCATACTGGATATTAATTTGTAGGATTTGCAATAACCTATGACCAGGATGTATAGTATGTTAAGAAAAGAAAACTTATCCTTATGCAGGGTTGTACGGAGTGTATTTTTTATAATTGAGGTGAAATATAGTGGATATCTTGTTTTGCACATTCCCTATTTCATGTACAACCTTGCAAACCTGCCAGTTTAAGCTATAAATCAACAAGAGAAAAATTGAAAGAATAAAAGCATCTTCATTTTACTAACTGACATTATTCAAGTTCAGGCCCAACTTATAGAAGGGGAAATGATTGCAGATTCTGCTTAGCAGGCATAAacaatattttgtttatttacAATACCTGGGATGCATCCTCTATTGATTCAGTATACTATTTTTCGTTTCTGCAGGAAACATTCGATCCCATTATTCAGATAGCAACTGGCCGAGACCTCATTCCAGCCATGGTTTATGGGTATTGATTAGTGTCATCCTCTTTACTTGTATCACACACAACTCACCATCGTAGAAATAATATATGCTTGTTTCCAGGAGGAGTGCAAGGGATCAAGATTACACAGGAATGTATTGTGCTGTGTTAACTGTGCGGTAATTTTTGTCTTAGATTGTTTCTGGCTGAAAATGAAATGACATCGTCAATAAATTATTCCTAATTAAGCTGCTCTAATTAATTTTGTTGATGCAGCAACACTGTAGTTTCTGCCGGTCTTTTCCGCATCATGGGTAGTGAAATTGCTGAGCTGCCATTGGTCGCTACAAGTAGGGATAGTCAAGGCTTGGTAAGTTCGTCAAGTATCGGGTGCATTATAATTCGAGTTCTCATTGGAACATAAACAATGAATATTTTGGGCATAAACCTGCTCCGCAGATCATGTATGCACTGCATGGTTGCTCCAATGCCCCTTGTGGATAAGGGACAGCAAACATGGTCTATTGTGTTAATACAGTAGGTGTACTATAGTCTTGGAAGATGGTTTTGATGGTGCAGGATGTTTTAGTTCTTCGGAATAAGTTTTAGTAGTTGGATTATTAATTTGAATGTAATTGCAGAGTTGAGGTTAACCTTGTTACAAAGTTGTCTGACGTATACTAGTATTgatccttttttcttcttctgtgcACTGAACAGGGGTATTTCCAAGCGCTTTTCGCCTGCATAGAACGACTGTTGGCATCTTTGGAGGTGAAACATTTTGTGCTACCAGCTGCAGAGGAAGCAGAGTCTATCTGGACAGAGCGGTTTGGGTTCACAAAGATAAGCCAGGATGAGGTTTGTATATGTTCCTATGCCCAACTTGCAAGCATGTGTGCGACCGAAGAATTAGCTTGAGGTTGTAATTATGTAAATTTTATTGTGCTGCAGCTGCGCGAATACCTCAAGGGTGGGCGAACAACTGTGTTTCAGGGGACATCAACCCTACACAAGCTGGTCCCACTCCCAGAACGGGAATGCTAGTTCTGCTAAAAGGGTGGTATTGGCATTTTGATCTATTGTCAAGGAGAAGCCGGAAGATTGTGTAAGATACCTACCAAAGGGCAAAAGCAAAGGCAAAGGCAAAGCCGAGTGAATTGCAGGCAACTTATTGGGTGGCATTTGGTATGCGTGTTCGTGGGCCGCTGTGCTTGTGTTGAGTTAGTGTTCGTTTGGGCTGGAACAGGATGGCGACTGCGGGTCAGAAGTGTCACTGGAGGTGACTCGGTTGTATCTGCTGATGTCTTTTTTGATTTGTTATTATAGGAGATAGTAGTGTGATACCAGGCTGTTAGGAGGGGGGTGGATTTGGGGAGGTCTCAAATTCAACGTACAGCATGAACATGTGATTCCCTTTTTGTTGGTCTGCCTCTGTCGCCGTAGATCGTCTGTGTGGATACAATGTAGCGCAGTTGTTGTAATGTCTCTGTCCAAAGAATGTAAAGCGTATTTTGCTTCATTATGATAAGTTATTGATCATTAGTATGTAAccttttttttatatgaaattGGTGCCATCCCCGTGCTTGGCCCTGCTCGACCGTGGCGTCGCGCCTGGAGGAGCCAAACCTTTCCTCTGATTCACTAGGAAGATCAGATGAATCGAATAGCTGGGAAATCGGAATCTGGAGCAGCAGAATCAGCACCATAATTCTGACGGATACCAAACCAGTTGGTGGCTCgtagtgtgtttggttggttgtatcatttgattcatgtatgaaataattcaaaataataataatccttttgtttggttaggTGCATGTATGAaataattcaaaataataatgatccttttgtttggttaggtgaattggaccaactcatctAGGATGagaccatcccacttaatacattattctactaattagagtgaatgtacaagcaaattggttgtccaagatcatccatgcatgcatcatgtggtgcatgcaaccaaatacACTCTTGTATTTTGTGCTTTCGAGATTCTCCATATGCTGGTATGTAAGTTGAAGGAGCTTATTGCAATCCATTAGAAAGAAATTATGccatttttgtaaaaaaaaattgcagcatGTGTGCTATAGACTTTGAAAGATGTTTTGATGATCCATGAATATAATGTACACCACCAGCTAGGTATTCATTTGCAATCTTTCTGTTCCCTAGGCACGTATTAATCCAGCAACCTAACCCAATATATTCATAGATGCATGTACCGCCGAAATGCACCCCAGTTGAAATTGGTGCTACTCCTTCCACCAAAAAGTGCATCAAAGTTTCAACGGAATATGCTTATCATCTACCATCGTCATGCAAAAATTGGCTCagataaagaaacaaaaaggagaTCAACATCATAAGGAGCCTGTCATAGTTTTATCATTTTTACAGGAATCAACTGTGATATTATTTGTGTTTTTGGCGACAACAAGCTTAAAATAACATTTCGAAATCTTCGAGCTAAATTTTCCAGAGAGAATATTGTTACTTTATGGGGGTTCCTTAAACCCTTCACGTCATTCCTATGCTCTATACAGTTTTGTGCAAAACATTTCCACCATATTACACTCACACATAGTATTAGGACGGCCTTGGAAAGCGGAATTTAAGGCACAGTTTTTCCACTAATAATGCAAGGAATCGCTGAGGTCAGCGAGTGCAGCAAGAGAAATCTGGCTGCTTCAAAACTTGCCTTGATCAGACAGCCTAATGTGTACACGGGGAACAAAACCCAGGGTGAATGCTTGAAGGAAGCAACAAGGGATGtggcaggaaaaaaaataagagctGAATAACGCTTGTTGCACAAGATGAGGAATTACTGGTTCTTATGACCTTTCAGGAAAGATCGTACGAATGAATTTCAGGAAGCGCTCCGAGTAGAAATTAGGTTCTACTACAGATATTGATAATGAGTTATATTTGATGGACTTATAAGTATGCTCAATCTTCTTCCTTAAGTTGTACTCCTGCAAGATATCAATTATTCCCAGGTAGAGCACCACATCATACACCTGACCAAACGACTCCCTGTCATCTTCTTTAGTGGTCTGTTCTGCCCTTGCAGGCATGTTAACCCCTAGCTGGATCTGGAGCCTGATAAAGTGAATAGTTTTTGTCAGACTTGCACCCCAATAGTATATAACATACAACAATGTGAACAGGCGCATAATGATAGGATAACTCACCTTGTGGTGCCTGGAAGCAAGAGATCTACTTCTTCAAAACTTGCACTTGATCGAAGACGGGCTCCCCTTATATGAGGACCAATAACAACATCATTTTGATCACTAGCTCGCTGGACCAAAACCAGTCCTTCAGAACAGTTCATAATGTCCTCCTCCAGAGCGCCTACATTGCCTCACAATGTCAATAATAAGTAAATGAAACATGACTAGTGATCATAATACTAGTTACATCTCAAAGCAAGGTTACGCAGATTGGACTGTTTACATTGATAACATGGGTTGTAATGTTGACTGGACTGATATTAGAAGAATTTGAAACTTCAGAGCAAATGAAGAAAATGGCGGCAAAAGGTTTCTCAATGTCAAGCACACTAACTTACAAGTTCTGGGAGGAGCCTAGGCGATAAAGGGCCCTTCCTGTATGACCACATTCCTATAACTATAAGATGGAGAAGCTATTGTACATGTCCAAATGTTTTATTGTGTTGCATGGAATCAACAATCAACACTAATTTCCAGGAAAACTCTATATTAGTTACAGTTTGTGCTTTACATAATCATGTTGTTGTGGAAGACTAAAGGCATAGTGAGCTTGTTGTCAACGTGAGACCAGGCTCAGAGAGGGAAGAAATGAAGAGGTGATCGGGCGGTACAACAATAGTTATGGAGACAGATAGTGCAAGACTGTAAGTGTATAGCACAAAGTTACCTTCTTCTGAAAGAACAGCGAGCCTATCTGGTACGATTGTATGATTAAAAGATGCCTGTGTCCGCAGCTTTTGAGGAGCTCGATAATGGACGCCAAGAAGCAAGCTATAATCCATTATTGCATGATTCCTTAGAAATTTGCTATCAGTCTCAATTTGCCTACAGATAAAAAGATGATTACACTTAAGATGCATGCACTCCAATGAATAGAAATAGCATACTCTTGGTAAAATGCAAAGAAATAGTAGcgtttttcttaaaaaaaaaggtattaATACATAGATCAAATATGACTGCTCCGAAGAAATCAGAGATTTGGTTTCTTTTCCTTCCAACTAGTAGGATTCTTTCTCAGAATAATTTATAATCGTGAAGCTTCACAATATAATACGCAATAGTGAAGGAACTTACTTTACATCAAATGGCATTTTGGGTCAACTAGTGTCAAAATATTTATTACATAGGCATTTCGTAATAGTAACTGATAAAAAATGACAGGACTGACATTGTTCAGCTAACATGTCTGGAatataattttgcaaaaatactAAACAGTGAAAGTGAAATTTCTAGCTAAAAAGGATATGATGCACCAACTGGTAGAATAATATTCATATAACAGGTACAGAATCATAATTCAATGAAAGAAATCATAAGATAGCCCTTTATGGCATAATTTACTAGGCTACAAGTTGCTTACTTAAGCAGTGTGTCCCGCCAAGAAGGCTCAACATAAAATGAATAGCTTAGATCCAAGTCTTTCAGGGTTGTGTTCTCATCAATTGTAATTTTGTCCGTTGAACGGCCTAAGGATGAACCTTTCAAGTCAAACCTCCGGTGAATTCTAAGTTCCGTGCAAAACATGTTTCCCATCACTACAAAATGGAACTGCAAACACAAACAACAACAGCATGC
Above is a genomic segment from Setaria viridis chromosome 4, Setaria_viridis_v4.0, whole genome shotgun sequence containing:
- the LOC117851955 gene encoding uncharacterized protein; the protein is MATAEGSTMEDDPDGAAAADSSSFVLRSGVRAGLKREFAFAIASQAALSEPLGRTRRSSRTLLTTSSPPSDGPKPKRPRPGPSLADPPPPPPPPPPPPEGETVEQPGPVLALMAADTSSQPPPPPPPLSTPPPQADTNIVIPPESPPRRITRSMLNHKPPTAAPPPPHNATPLKPKPEPPEEEDDSKPGPALRRFTRSLLLKDKDSNDDDLSGTTTASNASSSPSPNATTSISSSKRNTTNKIPTNLRELLATGLLEGQPVKYIMRKGKRAVLRGVIKRAGILCACSSCKGRKVVSPYYFEVHAGSTKKHPSDYIFLENGNNLHDVLRACTNATLDMVESAIQKAIGPAPHKRTFRCQTCKSSFSTLRSGKFALFCDSCLESKGAKNSTRSSKVARGRTSSAKGYKSASPGAKSASVGRLTRKDKGLHKVVFMSGVLPEGTNVGYFVGGKRLLEGYIKELGIYCHCCDTVVSPSQFEAHAGRAARRKPYHNIYMSNGVSLHELSISLLKGQKTNRQSDDLCSICSDGGQLLLCDTCPRAFHRECVSLFANPKGTWCCRYCENRQQRESCLAYNNNAIAAGRIEGADPLAEIFTRSIRVATSLATGFGGCALCKLHDFSKKKFSTRTVLLCDQCGREYHVGCLKEHNMADLTALPEGAWYCSTDCVRINQKLQDLLNRGGEPVPTMDLDVIKKKREEKGLDEDADLDVRWRVLKDKSSEDSKLVLSKAVAIFHETFDPIIQIATGRDLIPAMVYGRSARDQDYTGMYCAVLTVRNTVVSAGLFRIMGSEIAELPLVATSRDSQGLGYFQALFACIERLLASLEVKHFVLPAAEEAESIWTERFGFTKISQDELREYLKGGRTTVFQGTSTLHKLVPLPEREC